One window of the Rhizorhabdus dicambivorans genome contains the following:
- a CDS encoding GNAT family N-acetyltransferase, with translation MGATLSVRSATVGDAGAIAGIYAHYVERSVVTFELTPPDAAEIAARIGHVLPRYPFLVAEQEGRIAGYAYAGKLYERPAYRWAAETTVYVAPDRHRQGVGQTLYSVLIASLAAQGFQTAIGKITLPNLASVALHEAFGFVRCGILSRVGYKQGGWHDVGIYQLELGTRPARPEETRPFM, from the coding sequence ATGGGCGCGACCTTAAGCGTCCGTTCCGCCACTGTCGGCGACGCCGGAGCGATCGCCGGCATCTATGCCCATTATGTCGAACGCAGCGTCGTCACCTTCGAGCTGACGCCGCCGGATGCCGCCGAGATCGCGGCGCGGATCGGCCATGTCCTGCCGCGCTATCCGTTTCTGGTCGCCGAACAGGAGGGCCGGATCGCGGGCTATGCCTATGCCGGAAAGCTCTACGAGCGCCCCGCCTATCGCTGGGCCGCCGAAACCACCGTCTATGTCGCGCCCGACCGGCATCGGCAGGGTGTCGGCCAGACGCTCTACAGCGTGCTGATCGCCAGCCTGGCGGCACAGGGCTTCCAGACCGCGATCGGCAAGATCACCCTGCCCAACCTCGCCAGCGTGGCGCTGCACGAGGCGTTCGGCTTCGTCCGTTGCGGGATCCTGTCCCGCGTCGGCTACAAGCAGGGAGGATGGCATGACGTCGGCATCTATCAGCTGGAACTGGGGACGCGCCCGGCGCGACCGGAGGAGACGCGGCCATTCATGTGA
- the sppA gene encoding signal peptide peptidase SppA: MKLLRGLWALLVGIKDALVLIAMLLFFGLLFAALSIKPNPTVPTAGALVIDLSGTLVEQPAEADPFALFAGTRQFARETRLRDVERSLQTAAGSNEVKAIVLDLDAFVGGEPATLAAAGKALDKARAAGKPIFAYATGYSDDAYRLAAHATEIWLNPLGGVILAGPGGSRLYYKGLMDKLGITAKIYRVGAFKSAVEPYMRSDQSPEAREANQALANALWSTWLGDVGAARPKAKLAAYAARPTVFMAAAKGRMSQAALDAALVDRLGDRNAFNSRVAAIAGEDSGNGLNGFKTIPLDRWAAAHPEKSGGSAIGVLTVAGEIVDGEAPPGTAGGTTIFNLLLDELARRRIKALVVRIDSPGGSVTAGEKIRSAILAAKEMGLPVVVSMGGLAASGGYWIATPADRIIADPATITGSIGVFGILPTFEGSLAKLGLSADGVKTTALSGEPDVLRGTSPQFDALMQGSIEDIYQRFTGLVAQSRKLPIERVRTIAEGRVWAGTSARQIGLVDGFGTVDDAVAAAARLAKLDPAKVRPLYIEKQPAQWKQALQTLFGPDEEGVAGATARGPWGAAAVRNDAAVLAALGQAQRVLTGPSIQALCLECAVAGTPPRPSDAAAARNLLAWARP, encoded by the coding sequence ATGAAATTGTTGCGGGGCCTCTGGGCGTTGCTGGTGGGCATCAAGGACGCGCTTGTCCTGATCGCGATGCTGCTGTTCTTCGGGCTGCTGTTCGCGGCGCTGTCGATCAAGCCCAATCCGACGGTGCCGACCGCCGGCGCGCTGGTGATCGACCTGTCGGGCACGCTGGTCGAGCAGCCCGCCGAGGCCGATCCCTTCGCGCTGTTCGCCGGCACCCGCCAGTTCGCCCGCGAGACCCGGCTGCGCGATGTCGAGCGCTCCCTGCAGACGGCGGCCGGATCGAACGAGGTCAAGGCGATCGTGCTCGACCTCGACGCCTTCGTCGGCGGCGAGCCGGCCACGCTGGCGGCGGCTGGCAAGGCGCTCGACAAGGCGCGCGCCGCCGGCAAGCCGATCTTCGCCTATGCCACCGGCTATAGCGACGACGCCTATCGCCTGGCCGCGCACGCGACCGAGATCTGGCTGAACCCGCTGGGCGGCGTGATCCTCGCGGGGCCGGGCGGCTCGCGGCTGTATTACAAGGGGCTGATGGACAAGCTCGGCATCACCGCGAAAATCTATCGGGTCGGCGCCTTCAAGTCGGCGGTAGAGCCCTATATGCGATCCGACCAGTCGCCCGAGGCGCGCGAAGCAAACCAGGCGCTGGCCAATGCGCTGTGGTCCACATGGCTCGGCGATGTCGGCGCCGCCCGGCCTAAGGCGAAGCTGGCGGCCTATGCCGCCCGCCCGACCGTCTTTATGGCGGCCGCCAAGGGCCGCATGTCGCAGGCTGCGCTCGACGCCGCGCTGGTCGACCGGCTCGGCGACCGTAACGCGTTCAACTCGCGGGTGGCGGCGATCGCGGGCGAAGACAGCGGCAACGGCCTCAACGGCTTCAAGACCATCCCGCTCGACCGCTGGGCCGCCGCCCATCCCGAAAAGTCGGGCGGCAGCGCGATCGGCGTGCTGACGGTGGCCGGCGAGATTGTCGACGGCGAGGCGCCTCCGGGCACGGCCGGGGGCACCACCATCTTCAACCTGCTGCTCGACGAACTGGCGCGCAGGCGGATCAAGGCGCTGGTCGTGCGGATCGATTCGCCGGGCGGATCGGTGACGGCGGGCGAGAAGATCCGCTCGGCGATCCTCGCCGCCAAGGAGATGGGCCTGCCGGTGGTGGTCTCGATGGGCGGGCTTGCCGCCAGCGGCGGCTACTGGATAGCGACCCCGGCCGATCGCATCATCGCCGATCCGGCGACGATCACCGGATCTATCGGCGTGTTCGGCATCCTGCCGACCTTCGAGGGCTCGCTGGCCAAGCTGGGCTTGTCGGCCGACGGTGTGAAGACCACGGCGCTGTCGGGCGAACCCGATGTGCTGCGCGGGACATCGCCGCAATTCGACGCGCTGATGCAGGGATCGATCGAGGATATCTACCAGCGCTTCACCGGACTGGTCGCACAATCGCGCAAGCTGCCGATCGAACGGGTGCGGACGATCGCGGAAGGGCGCGTATGGGCCGGGACAAGCGCCCGGCAGATCGGACTGGTCGACGGCTTCGGCACGGTCGACGACGCGGTGGCGGCGGCGGCCAGGCTCGCCAAGCTCGATCCCGCCAAGGTGCGCCCGCTCTATATCGAGAAGCAGCCCGCCCAGTGGAAGCAGGCGCTCCAGACCCTGTTCGGCCCGGACGAGGAGGGTGTGGCGGGCGCCACCGCGCGCGGCCCCTGGGGCGCGGCAGCGGTGCGGAACGACGCGGCGGTCCTGGCGGCGCTCGGCCAGGCGCAACGCGTGTTGACCGGCCCGTCGATCCAGGCCCTCTGCCTCGAATGCGCGGTGGCGGGCACCCCGCCTCGCCCCAGCGACGCGGCCGCGGCCCGCAACCTGCTGGCATGGGCGCGACCTTAA
- a CDS encoding transglutaminase family protein — translation MRLLIHHQTEYRYTEPQARVVQLLRLTPASHIGQNVVHWRIDVDCDARLKHATDGFGNVTSMLYLAGPVERIGLRVTGEVLTEDRAGVVSGAIETLPPMVFTRTTELTTPEESLLALAAEHDRASGDELSRVHAINSAVHAMIRCTEERSTEVRPVSEVIAAGRGCSMDMAHVLIAAARAAGFAARFVTGYIYRDDPGHGHRQAPHFWAEIDVPGFSWIGFDPANDMCPSDRYVRVAKGLDFRDAAPISGARVGGGHEVLNIGVDVSLSQGQLQS, via the coding sequence ATGCGACTCCTGATCCACCACCAGACCGAATATCGCTACACCGAGCCGCAGGCGCGGGTCGTGCAGCTACTGCGGCTGACGCCCGCCAGCCATATCGGCCAGAATGTCGTCCACTGGCGGATCGACGTCGATTGCGACGCGCGGCTCAAGCACGCCACCGACGGCTTCGGCAACGTCACCTCGATGCTGTACCTCGCCGGGCCAGTCGAACGGATCGGCCTGCGCGTCACCGGCGAGGTGCTGACCGAGGACCGCGCCGGGGTCGTTTCCGGCGCGATCGAGACCTTGCCGCCCATGGTGTTCACCCGCACCACCGAGTTGACCACGCCCGAGGAAAGCCTGCTGGCGCTCGCCGCCGAGCATGATCGCGCGTCCGGCGACGAACTGAGCCGGGTCCATGCCATCAACAGCGCCGTCCATGCGATGATCCGCTGCACGGAGGAGCGCAGCACCGAGGTCCGCCCGGTCAGCGAGGTGATCGCGGCCGGCCGGGGCTGCAGCATGGACATGGCGCATGTGCTGATCGCCGCGGCCCGCGCGGCGGGCTTCGCCGCCCGCTTCGTCACCGGCTATATCTATCGCGACGATCCCGGCCACGGCCATCGCCAGGCGCCGCATTTCTGGGCGGAGATCGACGTGCCCGGCTTCAGCTGGATCGGCTTCGATCCCGCCAACGACATGTGCCCCAGCGACCGCTATGTCCGCGTCGCCAAGGGCCTGGACTTCCGCGACGCCGCGCCGATCTCGGGCGCGAGGGTCGGCGGCGGGCACGAGGTGCTCAACATCGGCGTCGACGTGAGCCTGTCGCAGGGGCAGTTGCAGAGCTGA
- a CDS encoding alpha-E domain-containing protein, translating to MLSRTASSLYWIGRYVERAEFTARLIEATIRLDALSARPAGQGAWDSALLVAAADYDFGLTGETRSPLAISRYLTLSADNPNSIRSCLDAARSNAKSVRTALSRDAWEAINRAWLFLRGRASTGGSQTTLSLVEHIRAETRGFEGALHRMLRNEAYSFIGLGAAMERSDNTARLIDVKYHLLLPEGEKVGGLIDRDQWTTILHTVSAVTAYRWLYSEGLKPWLVAELLCLKPELPRSLVASSEEVVAHLNAIGKRTGLQGEADRLARVRHNALERTTIDAIFAQGLHEWLTAFIHENTRIHHAIGQQFRFG from the coding sequence ATGCTCTCCCGCACCGCCAGTTCGCTCTACTGGATCGGCCGCTATGTCGAGCGGGCCGAGTTCACCGCCCGGCTGATCGAGGCGACGATCCGCCTCGACGCGCTCTCCGCCCGCCCCGCCGGCCAGGGCGCCTGGGATAGCGCGCTGCTGGTCGCCGCCGCCGACTATGATTTCGGCCTGACCGGCGAGACCCGATCGCCGCTCGCGATCAGCCGCTACCTGACGCTGTCGGCGGACAATCCCAACTCGATCCGCTCCTGTCTCGATGCCGCGCGCAGCAATGCCAAATCGGTGCGCACCGCGCTGAGCCGCGACGCCTGGGAGGCGATCAACCGTGCGTGGCTGTTCCTGCGCGGCCGCGCCTCGACCGGTGGCAGCCAGACGACGTTGAGCCTGGTCGAGCATATCCGCGCCGAGACGCGCGGCTTCGAGGGGGCGCTGCACCGGATGCTGCGCAACGAAGCCTACAGCTTCATCGGCCTCGGCGCGGCGATGGAGCGCTCCGACAACACCGCGCGGCTGATCGACGTCAAATATCATCTGCTGCTGCCAGAGGGCGAAAAGGTCGGCGGGCTGATCGACCGCGACCAGTGGACAACCATCCTCCACACCGTCTCGGCGGTCACCGCCTATCGCTGGCTGTACAGCGAGGGGCTGAAACCCTGGCTGGTCGCCGAACTGCTGTGCCTGAAGCCCGAACTGCCGCGCTCGCTGGTCGCGTCTTCGGAGGAGGTCGTGGCGCACCTCAATGCCATCGGCAAGCGCACCGGCCTGCAGGGCGAGGCCGACCGGCTCGCCCGCGTCCGCCACAACGCGCTCGAACGCACCACGATCGACGCGATCTTCGCCCAGGGTTTGCATGAATGGCTGACCGCGTTCATCCACGAGAACACGCGCATCCATCATGCGATAGGGCAGCAATTCCGGTTCGGCTGA
- a CDS encoding circularly permuted type 2 ATP-grasp protein — MAGAAAFDEIRGKPGDPAGRPEFARLREWMETTPPAELDRRQKAAETAFRQLGITFAVYGEEESAERIIPFDIVPRVFTAREWANLSEGLVQRVEAINAFLADIYGPRKILADKIVPEELILSNPQFRPMLAGAKPPHGVFAHICGIDLVRTGPDDFWVLEDNARTPSGVSYMLENREAMLRLCPELFEQFKVAPIDSYPDALLETLQSVSPRRQGTGATCVLLTPGHFNSAFYEHSFLADSMGIELVEAADLEVDDDKVWMRTIEGRVQVDVIYRRIDDDYLDPLVFKPDSLLGVPGIIAAYMAGNVALVNAPGTGIADDKAIYSYMPEIVKYYAGSDAKLPNVETYRCREASALQYTLDNLDKLVVKLVDGSGGYGMLVGPTASKGQIEEFRAALVAEPHRYIAQPTLALSTVPTLTEKGVAPRHVDFRPFVLSGAKGVTITPGGLTRVALREGSLVVNSSQGGGTKDSLILADDAADATGSAA, encoded by the coding sequence ATGGCAGGGGCAGCCGCTTTCGACGAAATCCGGGGCAAGCCGGGAGACCCGGCGGGAAGGCCCGAGTTCGCACGCTTGCGCGAATGGATGGAGACCACCCCGCCCGCCGAGCTCGACCGGCGCCAGAAGGCCGCCGAAACCGCCTTTCGCCAACTGGGCATAACCTTTGCCGTCTATGGCGAGGAGGAATCCGCCGAGCGGATCATCCCGTTCGACATCGTCCCCCGCGTCTTCACCGCGCGCGAATGGGCCAATCTCTCCGAAGGGCTGGTGCAGCGGGTCGAGGCGATCAACGCCTTCCTTGCCGACATATATGGCCCCCGCAAGATATTGGCCGACAAGATCGTCCCCGAGGAACTGATCCTCTCCAACCCGCAGTTCCGGCCGATGCTGGCGGGCGCGAAGCCCCCGCACGGCGTGTTCGCGCATATCTGCGGCATCGATCTCGTCCGCACCGGCCCCGACGATTTCTGGGTGCTCGAGGACAATGCCCGCACGCCGTCCGGCGTCTCCTACATGCTGGAGAATCGCGAGGCGATGCTGCGGCTCTGCCCCGAGCTGTTCGAGCAGTTCAAGGTCGCTCCGATCGACAGCTATCCGGACGCGCTGCTGGAGACGCTGCAGTCGGTATCGCCACGGCGCCAGGGGACCGGGGCGACCTGCGTGCTGCTGACCCCCGGCCATTTCAACTCGGCCTTCTACGAGCACAGCTTCCTGGCCGATTCGATGGGGATCGAACTGGTCGAGGCGGCCGATCTGGAGGTCGACGACGACAAGGTGTGGATGCGGACGATCGAGGGGCGCGTGCAGGTCGACGTCATCTATCGCCGCATCGACGACGACTATCTCGACCCGCTGGTGTTCAAGCCCGATTCTCTGCTGGGCGTTCCCGGCATCATCGCGGCCTATATGGCGGGTAATGTCGCGCTGGTGAACGCGCCGGGCACCGGCATCGCCGACGACAAGGCGATCTACAGCTATATGCCCGAGATCGTGAAATATTATGCGGGCAGCGACGCCAAGCTGCCCAATGTCGAGACCTATCGCTGCCGCGAGGCCAGCGCACTGCAATATACGCTCGACAATCTCGACAAGCTGGTGGTGAAGCTGGTCGATGGGTCGGGCGGCTACGGCATGCTGGTCGGCCCGACCGCGAGCAAGGGGCAGATCGAGGAGTTCCGCGCCGCGCTGGTCGCCGAGCCGCACCGCTATATCGCGCAGCCCACCCTCGCCCTGTCGACCGTACCGACGCTGACAGAGAAAGGCGTGGCGCCACGCCATGTCGATTTCCGGCCGTTCGTGCTGTCGGGCGCCAAGGGCGTCACCATCACGCCGGGCGGCCTGACCCGGGTCGCGCTGCGCGAGGGATCGCTGGTGGTGAACAGCAGCCAGGGCGGCGGCACCAAGGACAGCCTGATCCTGGCCGACGATGCGGCCGATGCCACGGGGAGCGCCGCCTGA
- a CDS encoding lytic transglycosylase domain-containing protein yields MAALVSTAAIAATMAPELPAPSGLNRAPAPGAPAWRDDVLQGAINEWRRLQQTDSLPFQDYAAFLIAHPGWPGEQAMRRAAERRIDPNRFDTKLVVTFFTRFPPLTAAGQTRYAEALQATGRLAEARNNAAAAWVTKGLIADDEARLTARFGASMTRADHDRRMERLLLDRATTPAARQIENVTPAKRPLYAARLALLRKDPDAEARFLAAGDAVNRDPGIMIERARYLRDKADSMGARIWLGKSRNLASPPFDTAWFLDNLLSFAQAANADAQYDLALAIAKHAEQAFPPGTRIRDRPFAERDDYTSLMWLAGTVALEKLGRYDDAVIMFDRYARAAQTPGTQTKGWYWAGRAAERGGKPDWAKSYLGQAAPHIDQYYGQLAAERLGRDLALPPEPQRSAVTAEERASFEASEVVRAVRLLGRTGPWQDQTAFVRLIAANARTDSDHILAGELARSVDRPDLGVMVSRAARTSGTPDPLRIGFPEVPVPPAMKEHWTLIHAISRQESQFDRQATSRVGARGLMQLMPATAKEQAGRMGLPYDPLKLAEIDYNVMIGSAFFDRMLNYYGGNYVLAIASYNAGPGNVNKFLKANGDPRLPGVDVVDWIEAIPFAETRGYVQKVLENAVVYDLLNPARARGLTRNRLSTYLGKVKPG; encoded by the coding sequence ATGGCGGCGCTGGTCTCCACGGCGGCGATCGCCGCGACCATGGCGCCGGAGCTGCCGGCCCCCAGCGGGCTGAACCGCGCGCCCGCGCCCGGCGCCCCGGCGTGGCGCGACGATGTGCTGCAGGGCGCGATCAACGAATGGCGGCGGCTGCAGCAGACCGATTCGCTCCCATTCCAGGATTATGCGGCCTTCCTGATCGCGCATCCGGGCTGGCCCGGCGAGCAGGCGATGCGCCGCGCCGCCGAGCGACGGATCGACCCGAACCGCTTCGACACCAAGCTGGTGGTGACCTTCTTCACCCGCTTCCCCCCGCTCACCGCCGCCGGCCAGACCCGCTATGCCGAGGCGCTGCAGGCGACCGGCCGGCTTGCCGAGGCGCGGAACAACGCCGCCGCGGCCTGGGTGACCAAGGGCCTGATCGCCGACGACGAGGCCCGGCTGACGGCACGTTTCGGGGCGAGCATGACCCGCGCCGATCACGACAGGCGGATGGAACGCCTGCTGCTGGACCGGGCCACCACCCCGGCCGCCCGCCAGATCGAGAATGTCACGCCGGCCAAGCGCCCGCTCTATGCGGCACGGCTCGCCCTGCTGCGCAAGGATCCGGATGCGGAGGCCAGGTTCCTGGCGGCCGGCGATGCGGTGAACCGCGATCCCGGCATCATGATCGAGCGTGCCCGCTATCTGCGCGACAAGGCCGACAGCATGGGCGCGCGCATCTGGCTGGGCAAGTCGCGCAACCTGGCCAGCCCGCCGTTCGATACCGCCTGGTTCCTGGACAATCTGCTGAGCTTCGCCCAGGCCGCCAACGCCGACGCGCAATATGATCTGGCGCTGGCGATCGCCAAGCATGCCGAGCAGGCCTTTCCGCCCGGCACCCGCATCCGCGACCGCCCGTTCGCCGAACGCGACGACTATACCAGCCTGATGTGGCTGGCCGGCACCGTCGCGCTGGAGAAGCTGGGCCGCTATGACGATGCGGTCATCATGTTCGACCGCTATGCCCGCGCGGCGCAGACCCCGGGCACCCAGACCAAGGGCTGGTACTGGGCCGGCCGCGCCGCCGAACGTGGCGGCAAGCCCGACTGGGCGAAGAGCTATCTCGGCCAGGCGGCGCCACATATCGACCAATATTATGGCCAGCTCGCCGCCGAACGGCTAGGCCGCGACCTGGCGCTTCCGCCCGAGCCGCAGCGATCGGCGGTGACCGCCGAGGAGCGGGCATCCTTCGAGGCGAGCGAGGTCGTCCGCGCCGTGCGGCTGCTGGGCCGCACAGGGCCATGGCAGGACCAGACCGCCTTCGTCCGCCTGATCGCCGCCAATGCCCGCACCGACAGCGACCATATCCTGGCGGGCGAGCTGGCCCGATCGGTCGACCGGCCCGACCTGGGGGTGATGGTGTCGCGCGCCGCGCGGACCAGCGGCACGCCCGACCCGCTGCGCATCGGCTTTCCCGAGGTGCCGGTGCCCCCGGCGATGAAGGAGCACTGGACGCTGATCCACGCGATCAGCCGCCAGGAGAGCCAGTTCGACCGGCAGGCGACGAGCCGCGTCGGCGCGCGCGGGCTGATGCAGCTGATGCCCGCCACCGCAAAGGAGCAGGCCGGGCGCATGGGCCTGCCCTATGATCCGCTGAAGCTGGCCGAGATCGACTATAATGTGATGATCGGATCGGCCTTCTTCGACCGGATGCTGAACTATTATGGCGGCAATTATGTGCTCGCCATCGCCAGCTACAATGCCGGGCCGGGCAATGTGAACAAGTTCCTGAAGGCCAATGGCGACCCCCGCCTGCCCGGCGTCGACGTGGTCGACTGGATCGAGGCGATCCCCTTCGCCGAGACGCGCGGCTATGTGCAGAAGGTGCTGGAGAATGCGGTCGTCTACGACCTGCTCAATCCGGCGCGCGCGCGCGGGCTGACCCGCAACCGGCTGTCGACCTATCTGGGCAAGGTGAAGCCGGGCTGA
- the dapA gene encoding 4-hydroxy-tetrahydrodipicolinate synthase: MFSGSIPALVTPFRDGAFDEKLFRAFVDWQIDEGSSALVPCGTTGESATMSIEEHNHVVKVCIEQARGRVPVIAGCGSNDTAVALEHMKSAQKAGADAALVVLPYYNRPNQDGLLLHYRHLAENCSLPIIVYNVPARTVTDIQPETLGQLAAIKTIVGIKDASGKVERVSAQRQHCGPDFCQLSGNDDMALGFMAMGGRGCISVTANVLPGLCAQFQKACLEGRWNDALALQDRLFPLHAALFTDASPGPVKYALTRTYRDFPDELRMPMTWPSEASRAAVDAALAHAGAI; this comes from the coding sequence ATGTTCAGTGGGTCGATACCAGCCCTGGTGACGCCGTTTCGCGACGGGGCGTTCGACGAGAAACTGTTCCGCGCCTTCGTCGACTGGCAGATCGACGAGGGATCGAGCGCGCTTGTCCCCTGCGGCACGACCGGCGAATCCGCGACGATGTCGATCGAGGAGCACAACCACGTCGTCAAGGTCTGCATCGAGCAGGCCCGGGGGCGGGTGCCGGTGATCGCCGGTTGCGGATCGAACGATACCGCCGTCGCGCTGGAGCATATGAAGTCCGCGCAGAAGGCCGGCGCCGATGCCGCGCTGGTGGTGCTGCCCTATTATAACCGGCCGAACCAGGACGGGCTGCTGCTGCATTATCGCCATCTGGCCGAGAATTGCAGCCTGCCGATCATCGTCTACAATGTGCCCGCGCGCACCGTCACCGATATCCAGCCCGAGACGCTGGGCCAGCTGGCCGCGATCAAGACGATCGTCGGCATCAAGGACGCCAGCGGCAAGGTCGAGCGGGTCTCGGCGCAGCGCCAGCATTGCGGCCCCGATTTCTGCCAGCTGTCGGGCAATGACGATATGGCGCTGGGCTTCATGGCGATGGGGGGGCGCGGCTGCATCTCGGTGACCGCGAACGTCCTGCCCGGCCTGTGCGCGCAGTTCCAGAAGGCCTGCCTCGAAGGCCGGTGGAATGACGCGCTGGCGCTGCAGGACAGGCTGTTCCCGCTCCATGCCGCGCTGTTTACCGATGCCTCGCCAGGCCCGGTCAAATATGCGCTGACCCGCACCTACAGGGATTTCCCGGACGAACTCCGCATGCCGATGACCTGGCCTTCCGAAGCGAGCCGTGCCGCGGTCGATGCGGCGCTCGCCCATGCGGGGGCGATCTAG
- the smpB gene encoding SsrA-binding protein SmpB has product MARPRPAEFDKKKIVAENRRARFDYFLEQFFEAGIALTGTEVKSLRFGEGSIAESYAEVKDDQVWLVNSNVPEFSHGNRFNHEPKRPRKLLLHSREIDKMRNAVSREGMTLIPLSIYFNGRGRAKVELALAKGKKLHDKRETEKARDWKREQQRLLRERG; this is encoded by the coding sequence ATGGCCCGTCCGCGTCCCGCCGAGTTCGACAAGAAGAAGATCGTCGCCGAGAACCGGCGCGCGCGCTTCGACTATTTCCTCGAGCAGTTCTTCGAGGCCGGCATCGCGCTGACCGGGACCGAGGTGAAGTCGCTGCGCTTCGGCGAGGGATCGATTGCCGAAAGCTATGCCGAGGTGAAGGACGATCAGGTCTGGCTGGTCAACTCGAACGTGCCCGAGTTCAGCCATGGCAACCGCTTCAACCATGAGCCGAAGCGCCCCCGCAAGCTGCTGCTGCATTCCCGCGAGATCGACAAGATGCGCAATGCGGTCTCGCGGGAGGGGATGACGCTGATCCCGCTGTCGATCTATTTCAACGGTCGTGGCCGGGCGAAGGTTGAACTGGCGCTGGCCAAGGGCAAGAAGCTCCACGACAAGCGCGAGACCGAGAAGGCGCGCGACTGGAAGCGCGAACAGCAGCGCCTGCTGCGCGAGCGGGGCTGA
- a CDS encoding DUF2062 domain-containing protein → MFHTIGRWWRKNAPTREQLEEVRWLRPFAHRVLEPSLWRFTRRSVPRGVALGLIVGIFLMIPGLQIIGAALLALPCRANVPIAVAMTFLSNPATTPFLLYLSIIVGNRFIHSTADVSTVAVMIEHGASLAEWAGWLMSSAAPALVMGLFVISVISASVGYLLSSCSWRAWISHKWKLRERHRAEGEAEEELRG, encoded by the coding sequence ATGTTCCACACGATCGGCCGATGGTGGCGCAAGAACGCACCGACCCGCGAGCAGCTGGAGGAGGTGCGGTGGCTGCGCCCCTTCGCCCATCGCGTGCTGGAACCGTCACTGTGGCGCTTCACCCGCCGTTCGGTGCCGCGCGGCGTGGCGCTGGGGCTGATCGTCGGCATCTTCCTGATGATCCCGGGCCTCCAGATCATCGGCGCGGCGCTGCTGGCCTTGCCCTGCCGGGCCAATGTGCCGATCGCGGTGGCGATGACCTTCCTCAGCAATCCGGCGACGACCCCCTTCCTCCTCTATCTCTCGATCATCGTCGGCAATCGCTTCATCCATTCCACCGCCGATGTCAGCACCGTCGCGGTGATGATCGAGCATGGCGCCAGCCTTGCCGAATGGGCGGGCTGGCTGATGTCATCGGCGGCTCCGGCGCTGGTGATGGGGCTGTTCGTGATATCGGTGATCAGCGCCTCGGTCGGCTATCTGCTGTCGAGCTGCAGCTGGCGTGCCTGGATATCGCACAAATGGAAATTGCGGGAACGCCATCGGGCCGAGGGTGAGGCGGAAGAAGAACTCCGGGGTTGA